Proteins from one Staphylococcus sp. IVB6214 genomic window:
- a CDS encoding RecT family recombinase yields MTSNQLQKVEQQLLEEKNVSDNVLNKVKVLEAQGNLELPNDYSPSNAMKQAWLQISQDNKLMACNDTSKANALLDMVTQGLNPAKKQCYFIPYGNKMQLQRSYHGNIMMLKRDAGAKDVVAQVIYEGDSFKQELDSVGRVKSIKHEQDFFNISKDKIIGAYCTIVFDDNRENYIEIMTIDQIKQAWLQSSMIKDETALERSKTHNNFKEEMAKKTVINRAAKRYINSSTDEGLLQFAKESEQRQRKEVFDAEVQENANQEILDFQDSDVEDAHFEEVKEVDNFVEVQQEPVQTQQTESEEEPF; encoded by the coding sequence ATGACAAGTAACCAATTACAAAAGGTCGAACAACAATTATTAGAAGAGAAAAACGTCAGTGACAACGTTCTGAACAAAGTGAAAGTACTGGAAGCGCAAGGGAATTTAGAGTTACCTAATGATTATTCGCCAAGTAACGCTATGAAACAAGCATGGCTACAAATCAGTCAAGATAATAAACTAATGGCTTGTAATGATACTAGCAAAGCTAATGCATTATTAGACATGGTAACACAAGGGTTAAACCCAGCCAAAAAACAGTGTTACTTCATTCCATATGGTAATAAAATGCAACTTCAACGTAGTTATCACGGGAATATCATGATGTTAAAACGTGATGCTGGAGCAAAAGATGTTGTGGCACAAGTTATTTATGAAGGTGATTCATTCAAGCAAGAATTAGACAGTGTTGGTCGCGTTAAATCGATTAAACACGAACAAGATTTTTTCAATATCAGTAAAGATAAAATCATTGGTGCATACTGCACAATTGTTTTTGATGACAATCGTGAAAACTATATTGAAATAATGACTATCGACCAAATTAAACAAGCATGGTTGCAATCATCAATGATCAAAGACGAAACGGCATTAGAACGTTCAAAAACACATAACAACTTTAAAGAAGAGATGGCCAAGAAGACTGTGATTAATCGTGCAGCTAAACGTTATATCAATTCATCAACTGATGAGGGATTACTACAATTTGCCAAAGAATCTGAACAACGTCAACGAAAAGAAGTATTTGATGCAGAAGTTCAAGAAAATGCAAATCAAGAGATATTAGACTTCCAAGATTCTGACGTAGAAGATGCGCATTTTGAAGAGGTCAAAGAAGTAGATAACTTTGTCGAAGTTCAACAAGAGCCTGTACAAACACAACAAACAGAAAGTGAAGAAGAACCATTTTAA
- a CDS encoding MBL fold metallo-hydrolase — protein MATGSSGNCYRLNDGSTSLLIETGVNYQKVQKALKFKTRDIAGCLVTHEHGDHAKYTKQFVENGVECYATLGTLNQLGITSHRLHVIKAKRAFKLGSWEILPFEIEHDVAEPVGFLMKSDNGYKVLYVTDTKYVKYKFTGVTHMLLEVNYIYEKMQENVKNGTIHQALANRIMESHFSLEYALQFLKANDLSKLQEIHLIHLSSSNSNAQTIKEEVQRVSGVPVYVGGL, from the coding sequence ATTGCAACAGGATCCAGTGGAAACTGCTACCGTTTGAATGACGGTAGTACGTCTCTACTAATCGAAACAGGTGTTAATTATCAAAAGGTACAAAAAGCTTTGAAATTTAAAACTAGAGACATTGCAGGCTGTCTCGTTACGCATGAACATGGCGACCATGCCAAATACACAAAACAATTTGTGGAAAACGGTGTGGAATGTTATGCGACATTAGGTACTTTAAATCAACTAGGTATTACTAGTCATAGATTACACGTAATAAAGGCTAAGAGAGCGTTTAAGTTAGGTTCATGGGAAATACTACCTTTTGAGATTGAACACGATGTAGCTGAGCCAGTGGGCTTTCTGATGAAGAGTGATAATGGCTATAAAGTCTTGTATGTGACAGATACAAAATACGTTAAGTACAAATTTACTGGGGTAACACACATGTTGCTTGAAGTGAATTATATATACGAAAAAATGCAAGAGAACGTTAAAAATGGCACGATCCACCAAGCATTGGCAAACAGAATTATGGAGTCGCATTTTAGTTTGGAATATGCACTTCAATTTTTAAAAGCTAATGACTTATCAAAGTTACAAGAAATACATTTGATTCATTTGAGTAGTAGCAATTCAAATGCACAAACAATAAAAGAAGAGGTACAACGTGTTAGTGGTGTACCTGTTTATGTAGGAGGTTTATAG
- the ssb gene encoding single-stranded DNA-binding protein has translation MINRVVLTGRLTKDPEMRMTQSGVQIANFTLAVNRTFTNAQGERQADFINCIAFKKTAENVNNYLQKGNLTGVDGRLQSRSYENQEGRRVYVTEVVCDNVQFLEPKNSENTQTSNTYQYNQPPQTNSYQQKQQPIGGNPFGNANGPIDISDDDLPF, from the coding sequence ATGATCAATAGAGTAGTTTTAACAGGGCGATTGACAAAAGACCCAGAAATGCGTATGACACAGTCTGGCGTACAAATAGCTAATTTTACATTAGCAGTCAATCGTACATTCACAAATGCGCAAGGTGAACGTCAAGCAGACTTTATCAACTGCATAGCGTTCAAAAAAACAGCAGAGAACGTCAACAACTATCTACAAAAAGGTAATTTGACTGGTGTTGATGGTCGCTTACAGTCACGCAGTTACGAAAACCAAGAAGGCCGACGCGTCTATGTTACTGAAGTTGTTTGTGATAATGTTCAGTTTTTAGAGCCTAAAAACAGTGAGAACACGCAAACAAGTAACACATATCAATACAATCAGCCACCACAAACTAATAGCTATCAACAAAAACAGCAACCAATTGGTGGTAATCCATTTGGCAATGCGAATGGCCCGATAGATATTAGTGATGATGACTTACCGTTCTAA